A DNA window from Pseudarthrobacter sp. W1I19 contains the following coding sequences:
- the trxA gene encoding thioredoxin — protein MSNAKDVTDASFGTDVLSSDKPVIVDFWAEWCGPCRKLGPILDEISVEYSEKVDVVKLNVDDNPAIAAEYGITSIPAVYLFQGGEVKSTVIGAKPKQFFEKEFADVLS, from the coding sequence ATGAGCAACGCAAAAGATGTAACAGATGCAAGTTTTGGCACGGACGTCCTGTCCTCTGACAAGCCGGTTATCGTTGATTTTTGGGCAGAATGGTGCGGTCCTTGCCGCAAGCTCGGCCCTATCCTCGACGAAATCTCGGTTGAGTACAGCGAGAAGGTTGATGTCGTAAAGCTGAACGTTGACGACAACCCCGCTATCGCAGCCGAATACGGAATCACCTCCATTCCTGCCGTCTACCTTTTCCAGGGTGGCGAAGTGAAGAGCACGGTTATCGGCGCAAAGCCGAAGCAGTTCTTTGAGAAGGAATTCGCTGACGTACTGTCCTAG
- the trxB gene encoding thioredoxin-disulfide reductase produces the protein MTIAENTTSDVRDVIIVGSGPAGYTAAVYTARANLKPLLLAGSVTAGGELMNTTDVENYPGFPEGIMGPDLMENFEKQAARFGTEIQFEDVTSLQLEGPVKQVTIATGETFQAKAVILSTGSAYRELGLPNEKRLSGHGVSWCATCDGFFFKDQDIAVIGGGDSAMEEALFLTKFAKSVTVVHRRDSLKASKIMADRALAHEKINFIWNSTVEDVIGENKVTGLKLKNLLDGSVSDLAVTGVFVAIGNDPRTDLVKDVLELTPEGTIAVQGRSSKTSLPGVFAAGDVVDPTYRQAITASGSGCVAAIDVEHYLADLHA, from the coding sequence GTGACCATCGCAGAAAACACCACGTCGGATGTACGTGATGTCATCATCGTCGGCTCCGGCCCCGCTGGTTACACGGCAGCTGTCTACACTGCCCGGGCCAACCTGAAGCCCCTTTTGCTGGCAGGTTCCGTTACCGCCGGCGGTGAACTAATGAACACCACCGATGTGGAGAATTACCCGGGCTTCCCGGAGGGCATCATGGGACCCGACCTGATGGAGAACTTCGAGAAGCAGGCAGCACGCTTCGGCACGGAGATCCAGTTCGAAGACGTGACGTCTCTCCAGCTGGAAGGACCCGTCAAGCAGGTCACCATCGCCACGGGTGAAACTTTCCAGGCCAAGGCAGTGATTCTCTCCACGGGCTCCGCCTACCGTGAGCTTGGCCTTCCCAATGAGAAGCGGCTTTCAGGACACGGTGTTAGCTGGTGTGCAACCTGTGACGGTTTCTTCTTCAAGGACCAGGACATTGCTGTCATCGGTGGGGGAGACTCCGCCATGGAAGAAGCTCTGTTCCTCACCAAGTTCGCTAAATCGGTAACGGTTGTCCACCGCCGCGATTCGCTCAAGGCATCCAAGATCATGGCCGACAGGGCGCTGGCGCACGAGAAGATCAACTTCATCTGGAACAGCACCGTTGAGGATGTCATCGGTGAAAACAAAGTCACCGGCCTGAAGTTGAAGAACCTTCTTGACGGCTCAGTGTCTGATCTTGCGGTCACGGGTGTGTTCGTGGCTATCGGAAATGACCCCCGAACCGACTTGGTGAAGGACGTACTGGAGTTGACGCCCGAGGGCACCATCGCCGTTCAAGGGCGGAGTTCCAAGACGAGCCTGCCGGGTGTCTTTGCCGCAGGCGACGTTGTAGACCCCACCTACCGCCAGGCCATTACCGCGTCGGGTTCGGGCTGTGTCGCTGCCATTGACGTGGAGCACTACCTCGCAGACCTGCACGCCTAA
- a CDS encoding ABC transporter substrate-binding protein has translation MSNPIDVGSVLGGRYKVTATVLASHDHDLVLDGVDQVLNRPVSILVAGPDNTEQVAQSAREVATGERPGTVQVLDLGVTAAATYLITNHTSAADLLDLVVASNPPYVEPFFTDTLGSEIFGQPRSREPEPYDDEENVDAGYINYSDGHRSQVDPYASAPAMPPKPPARPSAAPAAGRKPSGSSLLGGAAAGAAAGAASSGVSGPATRPAVQSEEPATASFPSSASDQDQDFVSPSASGSGKPKVSLWSEDDYANVDDQDPYEDAPAEEEPRPAKKKSPVFARSAAPAAAAGAAAGASYGDQDDDGDRDAPKREPRSMRWLVGGLLAVVLIAGLVFAVTNLGSLFSTQPQAKPTAASTNNSAPSANATATQAPTSAPPAVPPAIEGVTRQGNFDFAATFDRDLVKAYDGNAASYWSDMEFATENWGGLAPEGVPLVVKLKSPATVSSITLSQLGGSGGNITVYTNDRPSIDGAKAVGTNSFTSTDLNIPLAEPVQAQYVIVSINSLPRLAAPKTRYGYGLRLAEIKVQ, from the coding sequence GTGTCCAACCCGATCGATGTCGGATCAGTACTGGGCGGCCGTTACAAGGTCACAGCCACCGTATTGGCCTCGCACGACCACGATCTGGTGCTGGATGGTGTGGACCAGGTACTGAACCGTCCGGTCAGCATCCTGGTTGCCGGACCCGACAACACCGAGCAGGTTGCCCAAAGCGCCCGCGAGGTTGCCACCGGGGAGCGCCCCGGCACAGTCCAGGTATTGGACCTTGGTGTCACAGCTGCCGCAACGTACCTCATCACCAACCACACATCCGCCGCTGACCTGCTGGATCTCGTGGTGGCCTCCAACCCTCCCTATGTGGAACCGTTCTTCACGGACACCTTGGGGAGCGAGATTTTTGGTCAGCCCCGGTCCCGCGAACCCGAGCCCTATGACGACGAAGAGAACGTCGACGCCGGCTACATCAACTACTCGGACGGGCATCGCAGCCAGGTTGATCCTTACGCTTCTGCGCCCGCAATGCCGCCAAAGCCGCCGGCACGGCCGTCGGCGGCCCCCGCCGCTGGACGCAAGCCCTCCGGCTCCTCTCTGTTGGGTGGTGCGGCGGCTGGTGCCGCTGCCGGCGCCGCTTCATCGGGCGTTTCGGGTCCGGCCACCAGGCCCGCGGTTCAGTCCGAGGAGCCGGCGACCGCCAGCTTCCCGTCGAGCGCTTCAGACCAGGACCAGGACTTCGTCTCCCCGTCCGCGTCCGGATCCGGGAAGCCGAAGGTCTCCCTGTGGTCCGAGGACGACTACGCGAACGTCGATGACCAGGACCCGTACGAGGATGCGCCGGCAGAAGAAGAGCCGCGGCCGGCCAAAAAGAAGTCTCCGGTCTTTGCACGGTCCGCAGCCCCGGCCGCTGCTGCAGGTGCCGCTGCGGGTGCTTCTTACGGCGATCAGGATGATGACGGCGACCGGGATGCCCCGAAACGTGAACCGCGCTCCATGCGTTGGCTTGTGGGCGGGCTCCTCGCAGTGGTCCTGATTGCCGGCCTGGTGTTTGCCGTAACCAACCTTGGCAGCCTCTTTTCTACACAGCCGCAGGCTAAGCCGACGGCGGCCAGCACCAACAACAGCGCTCCCTCTGCGAACGCCACCGCAACCCAGGCACCTACCTCTGCACCCCCTGCTGTCCCGCCGGCCATTGAAGGAGTCACCCGCCAGGGTAACTTCGACTTCGCCGCCACGTTCGACCGCGATTTGGTGAAGGCTTACGACGGCAACGCCGCCAGCTACTGGTCCGACATGGAATTTGCCACTGAGAACTGGGGCGGACTCGCACCCGAGGGTGTTCCGCTCGTTGTGAAGTTGAAGAGCCCTGCCACCGTCTCGTCGATCACGCTTTCCCAGCTCGGCGGCTCCGGTGGAAACATCACCGTATACACCAACGACCGGCCCTCGATCGACGGGGCCAAGGCTGTCGGCACGAACAGCTTCACCTCCACGGATCTGAACATCCCCCTGGCCGAGCCAGTTCAGGCGCAGTATGTGATTGTGTCGATCAATTCGCTGCCCCGGTTGGCGGCTCCGAAGACACGTTATGGATACGGCCTCCGGCTCGCCGAGATCAAGGTACAGTAA
- the murJ gene encoding murein biosynthesis integral membrane protein MurJ: MSASNFPSDRSSRPDDAAPDGVPPEPAAPDVAQPAPAGPSETRSSAIMAAGTLVSRFLGFGKTWMLGTALGLGSTVNDTFINANNLPNLIFLLVAGGVFNAVLVPQIIKASKAPDRGADYISRLLTLAVLLLLGLTALVTLAAPWVIELTTQGYSPQQKALAVTFAFWCLPQIFFYGLYALLTQVLNANGAFGPAMWAPILNNVVAIAGLGMFIWIFGANEINAHTLDNWGPTQTLFVAGFSTIGVVSQTAILMIPVIRLKLGLRPRFGWRGVGLGQAAKLSVWTLLTAAVGQLAFLYVMRIATIPGAERLRLKEAGDPAAEMLPGNAVLEVASQLYLLPHSIIALSLATVLFNRMTRASQDGNRDELRDALSHGLRTMAVATVFGALALFALAGPLGMFFSGGIRQDGVMLAQTLTILALSTPFMSANFMMSRVFYANEDARTPFYIQLLLAVVYVAGAFAIQFLPVNQIIYAIAVLYMVGNILSVVISAYFLRRLLGHLDGPRIANSYIRMGYAALGSAIAGAGALWLLGSYNPDGFAWENRITALVTVIVAGPVMLVAYFFLLRLFRVSELRDLLRPLMGRLGRGGPAEPSAEDGAPASGSSSGSSSGGPSGGSSGDRQPQGPERATTSVDTGLIPRISGEFDAVSFRAGPAPRREAPAQPPAEGGTGQDDGGYLPTEDQPSTARGGLLREQIPLPGRRTFQGKAGENPHFKPRRPRKK; this comes from the coding sequence ATGTCAGCTTCCAATTTTCCTTCCGACAGGTCCAGCCGGCCAGACGACGCGGCGCCCGACGGCGTTCCGCCGGAGCCGGCCGCCCCGGACGTTGCCCAGCCAGCTCCTGCAGGCCCCAGTGAAACCCGTTCCAGTGCCATCATGGCCGCGGGCACACTGGTGTCCCGATTCCTGGGCTTCGGCAAGACCTGGATGCTGGGCACGGCCCTGGGCCTGGGATCCACGGTTAACGACACCTTCATCAACGCCAACAACCTGCCCAACCTGATCTTCCTGCTGGTGGCCGGCGGCGTGTTCAATGCCGTCCTGGTGCCGCAGATCATCAAGGCGAGCAAGGCTCCGGACAGGGGAGCGGATTACATCAGCCGCCTGCTGACCCTGGCTGTCCTGCTCCTGCTGGGGCTCACGGCCCTGGTGACGCTGGCCGCGCCGTGGGTCATTGAGCTCACCACGCAGGGGTATTCGCCGCAGCAGAAGGCACTGGCAGTAACGTTTGCCTTCTGGTGCCTGCCCCAGATCTTCTTCTACGGCCTCTACGCCCTCCTCACCCAGGTCCTGAATGCCAATGGCGCGTTCGGGCCTGCCATGTGGGCGCCCATCCTTAATAACGTGGTGGCCATCGCCGGGCTGGGCATGTTCATCTGGATCTTCGGCGCCAACGAAATTAATGCGCACACCCTGGACAACTGGGGGCCCACCCAAACCCTGTTCGTGGCCGGGTTCTCCACCATCGGCGTGGTGTCGCAGACCGCCATCCTGATGATTCCCGTGATCCGGTTGAAGCTGGGACTCCGGCCACGATTCGGCTGGCGTGGTGTGGGACTGGGCCAGGCAGCGAAGCTGAGCGTCTGGACACTGCTGACGGCCGCCGTCGGGCAGCTCGCCTTCCTGTACGTCATGCGCATCGCAACCATCCCCGGTGCCGAACGCCTCCGGCTGAAGGAGGCGGGCGACCCCGCTGCGGAGATGCTGCCGGGCAACGCCGTCCTTGAGGTGGCCAGCCAGCTGTACCTGCTGCCGCACTCAATCATTGCCCTGTCCCTGGCCACGGTCCTGTTCAACCGGATGACCCGTGCCTCCCAGGACGGCAACCGGGACGAACTGCGTGACGCCCTCTCACACGGCCTGCGGACCATGGCCGTCGCCACGGTATTCGGAGCCCTTGCCCTGTTTGCCCTGGCCGGACCGCTGGGCATGTTCTTCTCGGGAGGCATTCGCCAGGACGGCGTGATGCTGGCCCAGACGTTGACCATCCTCGCGCTCAGCACCCCGTTTATGAGCGCCAACTTCATGATGTCCCGCGTGTTCTACGCCAACGAGGACGCCCGGACGCCGTTCTACATCCAGCTGCTGCTCGCCGTTGTCTACGTGGCCGGGGCGTTTGCCATCCAGTTCCTACCGGTCAACCAAATCATCTACGCCATCGCGGTCCTCTATATGGTGGGCAACATCCTCTCCGTGGTCATCAGCGCGTACTTCCTGCGCCGGCTCCTGGGCCATCTGGACGGGCCGCGGATCGCCAATTCCTACATCCGCATGGGCTACGCGGCCCTGGGTTCCGCCATTGCAGGTGCGGGCGCGCTCTGGCTCCTGGGCAGCTACAACCCCGACGGTTTTGCCTGGGAGAACCGGATCACAGCGTTGGTGACCGTCATTGTGGCTGGCCCCGTCATGCTGGTGGCCTACTTCTTCCTGCTCAGGTTGTTCCGCGTGTCCGAACTGCGGGACCTGCTCCGGCCGCTGATGGGACGGCTGGGGCGCGGGGGACCGGCTGAACCTTCCGCGGAAGACGGGGCGCCGGCGTCGGGCTCTTCCTCGGGCTCTTCCTCAGGTGGTCCCTCCGGTGGTTCCTCCGGCGACCGTCAGCCGCAGGGGCCAGAGCGCGCCACCACCTCAGTGGACACCGGCCTCATTCCCCGGATTTCCGGCGAGTTCGACGCCGTTTCCTTCCGCGCCGGCCCCGCTCCCCGGAGGGAGGCGCCCGCACAGCCGCCTGCGGAGGGCGGCACGGGCCAGGACGACGGCGGCTACCTCCCCACCGAGGACCAGCCCAGTACTGCGCGGGGCGGCCTGCTGCGTGAGCAAATCCCGCTGCCCGGCCGTCGGACGTTCCAGGGCAAGGCCGGAGAGAACCCGCATTTCAAGCCGCGGCGGCCTCGCAAGAAGTGA
- a CDS encoding NUDIX hydrolase, which produces MPSAIGAHVAPAPHSAPASLPTVEEVSAGGVVVDTSDAELRVAIIARLNRGGRLEWCLPKGHPEGKENNEQAAVREIAEETGIEGDILAPLGSIDYWFTVSGHRVHKTVHHYLLRATGGELTIENDPDQEAVDVAWVPIQELARKLSFPNERRIADLAREVLPEHL; this is translated from the coding sequence TTGCCGTCGGCAATCGGTGCGCACGTTGCGCCTGCCCCGCATTCGGCGCCGGCCTCGCTGCCTACGGTTGAGGAAGTCTCCGCCGGCGGCGTGGTGGTGGATACGTCCGACGCCGAACTGAGGGTGGCGATTATCGCCCGCCTCAATCGCGGCGGACGTTTGGAATGGTGCCTGCCCAAGGGGCATCCCGAGGGCAAGGAAAACAACGAGCAGGCCGCCGTCCGCGAGATTGCCGAGGAAACTGGCATCGAAGGCGACATCCTCGCACCGCTGGGAAGCATCGACTACTGGTTCACGGTCAGCGGCCACCGCGTCCACAAAACCGTCCACCACTACCTCCTGCGCGCCACCGGCGGCGAACTGACCATCGAAAACGATCCGGACCAGGAAGCAGTGGACGTTGCGTGGGTTCCCATCCAGGAACTTGCCCGCAAGCTGTCCTTCCCCAATGAACGCCGGATCGCCGACCTCGCCCGGGAAGTCCTTCCCGAACACCTTTAG
- a CDS encoding CCA tRNA nucleotidyltransferase has translation MAHAHHKTESHTVDFQVDPVVLELGQRFVDAGHELSLVGGPVRDLFLGRTSPDLDFTTDAKPDQTVALIKRWADNYWEIGRAFGTIGMRKAGFQIEITTYRAEAYDPESRKPVVAFGSSLTDDLLRRDFTINAMALKLPSLELVDPFGGVKHLHASVLATPGAPEASFSDDPLRMMRAARFAAQLGVSVHDDVRQAMTEMAERITIISAERVRDELVKLICGPRPRAGIDLLVDTGLAEFVLPEVSALRLESDEHHRHKDVYQHSLQVLEQAAELETDAEGPVPGPDFVLRFAALMHDVGKPATRRFEPGGAVSFRHHDMVGAKLTTKRMKALRFDNDSTKAVARLVELHMRFYGYGDAGWSDSAVRRYVTDAGPLLERLHRLTRSDVTTRNQRKAERLAFAYDDLEARITALREQESLEAVRPDLDGARIMALLDLKPGPVVGRAYKFLLNERMEHGPLPAAEAEARLLRWWAEQPESAPAATGDGTSPAGVALSPKESK, from the coding sequence ATGGCGCACGCACATCACAAGACTGAATCCCACACCGTCGATTTCCAGGTGGACCCGGTGGTCCTGGAGCTCGGCCAGCGCTTCGTGGACGCCGGCCATGAACTGTCGCTGGTGGGTGGGCCGGTGCGTGACCTCTTCCTGGGCAGGACCTCCCCCGACCTGGACTTCACCACAGACGCCAAGCCGGACCAGACGGTGGCCCTTATTAAGAGGTGGGCGGACAACTATTGGGAGATCGGGCGCGCCTTCGGGACCATCGGCATGCGCAAGGCCGGGTTCCAGATCGAGATCACCACCTACCGGGCCGAGGCGTACGATCCTGAATCCCGCAAACCCGTGGTGGCCTTCGGCTCATCGTTGACCGACGACCTGCTCCGGCGCGACTTCACCATCAATGCCATGGCCCTCAAGCTGCCGTCGCTGGAGCTTGTGGACCCCTTCGGCGGGGTGAAGCACCTGCATGCCTCCGTCCTTGCCACGCCCGGCGCCCCTGAAGCGTCCTTTTCCGACGATCCGCTGCGGATGATGCGCGCGGCCCGGTTCGCGGCGCAGCTGGGCGTGTCCGTCCACGACGACGTCCGGCAGGCCATGACGGAGATGGCAGAGCGGATCACCATCATCTCCGCGGAACGCGTGCGGGACGAGTTGGTCAAGCTCATCTGCGGCCCCCGCCCCCGCGCGGGTATCGACCTGCTGGTGGACACGGGGCTGGCGGAGTTCGTGCTTCCCGAGGTTTCCGCCCTGAGGCTCGAATCCGATGAACACCACCGGCACAAGGACGTCTACCAGCACTCGCTGCAGGTGCTGGAGCAGGCAGCCGAGCTCGAAACCGACGCTGAGGGTCCCGTGCCCGGGCCGGATTTTGTGCTGCGTTTCGCAGCGTTGATGCACGACGTCGGCAAGCCGGCTACGCGGCGCTTCGAACCGGGCGGCGCGGTGAGCTTCCGCCATCATGACATGGTGGGTGCCAAGCTCACCACCAAGCGGATGAAGGCGCTCCGGTTCGACAACGACTCCACTAAGGCAGTTGCCCGCCTGGTGGAACTCCACATGCGGTTCTACGGCTACGGGGACGCCGGCTGGAGCGATTCCGCCGTCCGCCGGTACGTCACCGACGCCGGGCCGCTGCTTGAGCGGCTGCACCGGCTGACCCGATCTGACGTCACCACCCGGAACCAGCGGAAGGCCGAGCGCCTGGCGTTCGCCTATGACGACCTTGAGGCCCGGATCACTGCACTGCGGGAACAGGAATCGCTGGAGGCAGTCCGGCCCGACCTTGACGGGGCCCGCATCATGGCGTTGCTGGACCTCAAGCCGGGTCCGGTGGTGGGCCGGGCCTACAAGTTCCTGCTCAACGAGCGGATGGAACACGGACCACTGCCGGCCGCGGAAGCGGAGGCCAGGCTTCTTCGCTGGTGGGCCGAACAGCCTGAATCAGCACCTGCCGCAACCGGGGATGGAACCTCTCCCGCCGGCGTCGCCCTTTCCCCTAAGGAGTCCAAGTGA
- a CDS encoding histidine phosphatase family protein: protein MTNPAIAPRPQLWILRHGETEWSKSGQYTGLTDLPLTVEGEQQAVEARKVLDPVDFDLVLTSPLRRARRTAELAGFPDAQHEPLAVEWNYGDYEGISSDLIRKDNPDYLIWTHGVPNGETLDEVAARADKIIGRVLESGMDNVLIVAHGHFSRILTARWLELPPAEGRHFILGTAKVCTLGWDKRTPAIVRWGL from the coding sequence GTGACCAACCCTGCCATTGCCCCCCGCCCCCAGCTCTGGATCCTCCGGCACGGCGAGACCGAGTGGTCCAAGAGCGGTCAATACACCGGACTCACTGACCTGCCCCTCACCGTGGAAGGCGAACAGCAGGCGGTGGAGGCCCGGAAGGTGCTGGACCCCGTCGATTTCGACCTGGTGCTGACATCGCCACTGCGGCGTGCCCGGCGGACTGCCGAACTCGCAGGCTTTCCCGATGCCCAGCACGAACCGCTCGCGGTGGAATGGAACTACGGGGACTACGAAGGGATCAGTTCGGACCTGATCCGCAAGGACAACCCGGATTACCTGATCTGGACACATGGGGTTCCCAACGGCGAGACGCTGGATGAGGTTGCCGCCAGGGCGGACAAAATCATTGGCCGCGTCCTCGAATCGGGAATGGACAATGTGCTGATTGTGGCCCATGGACACTTCTCCCGGATCCTGACAGCCCGTTGGCTTGAACTCCCGCCCGCCGAAGGGCGGCACTTTATTCTCGGCACTGCGAAAGTGTGCACCCTTGGCTGGGATAAGCGGACGCCGGCAATTGTGCGTTGGGGCCTTTAG
- a CDS encoding glycosyltransferase family 87 protein, translating to MQENQPPEHRGRPRLVVPSRSDILLRNFTEVIGGPLGSRSAPGIVSPGIFTVERILVLLTVLAALAGLLVKGYCRANGWESPTQFYATCYSDFPELFRNRGLADGTFPVLAPGSLFEYPVLTALIAGVTAWLVPGSGISDSRVLAYFDINAALLAAVTVVTVLATARMTSRRPWDAAMVALAPGIVLAGTINWDMWAVALLALGMYFFARQRPLLAGVFIGLGAATKFYPLLVLGAILLLALRTGRFRPLLVTAGAAGAAWFAVNLPFALANPGGWIYFFQFSADRDAGYSSPWFVYNLVAARLRWMELSPAAVDLLSPGLFLLSCAAIAAVALTARRRPRLAQLAFLIVAAFILTGKVYSPQFVVWLVPLLALARPRWREFLIWQGIEGLHWAAVWMYLGQVTSAGSSQHNLDMPYYALAVAAHMLAVGYLMLRVTWDILDPAYDPIRRHQLDDPHGGPFTGAPDWFRLGPGGSSRSLLPWKAGSNA from the coding sequence ATGCAGGAGAACCAGCCGCCGGAGCATCGAGGGCGGCCCCGACTGGTAGTTCCCAGCCGCAGCGACATCCTGCTGCGAAACTTCACCGAAGTCATCGGCGGTCCCCTTGGATCACGTTCCGCTCCGGGCATCGTCTCGCCCGGGATCTTCACCGTTGAACGCATCCTGGTCCTCCTGACGGTCCTGGCTGCCCTCGCCGGCCTCCTGGTCAAGGGCTATTGCCGGGCCAACGGCTGGGAATCCCCCACGCAGTTCTATGCCACCTGCTATTCGGACTTTCCTGAGCTGTTCCGGAACCGGGGTCTGGCAGATGGGACCTTTCCTGTCCTTGCACCCGGAAGCCTGTTTGAGTACCCCGTCCTGACTGCGCTAATTGCCGGAGTTACGGCCTGGCTGGTCCCCGGGAGCGGAATTTCCGATTCACGCGTACTCGCCTACTTCGACATCAATGCCGCGCTGCTGGCGGCGGTAACAGTGGTGACGGTCCTGGCTACAGCCCGAATGACAAGCCGCCGGCCGTGGGATGCCGCCATGGTGGCACTGGCCCCGGGCATCGTGCTGGCAGGGACCATCAACTGGGACATGTGGGCCGTGGCCCTGCTCGCCCTGGGCATGTACTTCTTCGCGCGGCAGCGGCCGCTGCTTGCCGGCGTCTTCATTGGCCTGGGCGCGGCCACGAAGTTCTACCCGCTGCTGGTGCTTGGCGCCATCCTGCTCCTTGCCCTCCGCACGGGACGGTTCCGTCCACTGCTCGTGACGGCCGGCGCGGCCGGAGCCGCCTGGTTCGCCGTAAATTTGCCTTTCGCCCTGGCCAACCCGGGCGGCTGGATCTACTTTTTCCAGTTCAGCGCCGACCGCGATGCCGGCTACAGCTCGCCCTGGTTTGTGTACAACCTGGTTGCGGCCCGGCTGCGGTGGATGGAACTCAGCCCGGCCGCCGTCGACCTTCTGTCCCCGGGCCTCTTTCTGCTGTCCTGTGCGGCCATAGCGGCGGTTGCCCTGACTGCCCGGCGACGGCCCCGGCTGGCCCAGCTGGCCTTCCTGATCGTGGCGGCGTTCATCCTTACCGGCAAGGTCTACTCACCGCAGTTTGTGGTGTGGCTGGTCCCGCTGCTTGCGTTGGCCCGGCCACGGTGGCGGGAATTCCTGATCTGGCAGGGCATTGAAGGCCTGCACTGGGCGGCCGTGTGGATGTACCTTGGACAGGTGACCAGCGCAGGCTCCTCCCAGCACAACCTGGATATGCCGTACTACGCCCTGGCCGTTGCTGCACACATGCTTGCGGTGGGATACCTGATGCTGCGCGTGACCTGGGACATCCTCGACCCGGCTTACGATCCCATCCGCCGGCACCAGCTCGACGATCCCCACGGCGGCCCCTTCACGGGAGCGCCCGACTGGTTCCGGCTGGGCCCCGGCGGATCCTCCCGTTCCCTCCTCCCATGGAAAGCAGGGTCCAATGCCTGA
- a CDS encoding NAD(P)/FAD-dependent oxidoreductase — protein MPDVVVVGAGPNGLAAAVVMARAGLSVELFEAGPSIGGGTRTSELMQPGHFHDICSAVHPMAVASPFFKAFELFRRVNLITPELSYASPLDGGRAALAYRSLDRTAEELGRDGEAYRRLMAPLVQRIDDVMDFTQNQLLRIPRNPVAAGIFGLRTLEQGSRLWNTRFREELAPALLAGVAAHAISHQPSLAASGGGLMLGALGHAGGWPIPEGGSASIAAALAEDLAAHGGVIHTDTPIDRLEDLPPARATLLNVAPQGLLNMAGHALPTRYRAALESFRYGNGSCKVDFILSGPVPWTAPELANAGTVHLGGTRAEVARSENEVSAGKHPERPYVLVAQQSRFDAGRAPAGRQTLWAYCHVPAGSTRDMTEAVTAQVERFAPGFRDVVVESRAITAAGLSKYNRNYVGGDFSAGSMDMLNLVQRPVVSPVPWRTPLRGVYLCSSSTPPGPGVTGMPGYHAAKYALQDIFGTGLPSLGFEAD, from the coding sequence ATGCCTGATGTTGTGGTGGTGGGTGCAGGGCCCAACGGACTGGCGGCGGCAGTGGTGATGGCGCGGGCAGGGCTGTCCGTGGAACTCTTCGAAGCCGGCCCAAGCATCGGCGGCGGCACCCGCACCAGTGAGCTGATGCAGCCCGGGCACTTCCACGACATCTGCTCGGCGGTGCATCCGATGGCCGTGGCATCACCGTTCTTCAAGGCCTTCGAACTGTTCCGGCGCGTCAACCTCATCACGCCCGAGCTGTCCTACGCCTCGCCCTTGGACGGCGGACGCGCTGCCCTCGCATACCGGTCGCTTGACCGGACAGCCGAGGAGTTGGGCCGCGACGGCGAGGCCTACCGGAGACTGATGGCGCCCCTGGTCCAACGCATCGACGACGTTATGGACTTCACGCAGAACCAGCTCCTTCGGATCCCGCGCAACCCCGTGGCGGCGGGGATTTTCGGGCTGAGGACACTGGAGCAGGGATCGCGGCTGTGGAACACACGGTTCAGGGAAGAACTAGCGCCCGCCCTGCTCGCAGGCGTGGCGGCGCACGCGATCTCCCACCAGCCGTCCCTGGCAGCTTCCGGCGGCGGGTTGATGCTGGGAGCACTGGGACACGCGGGAGGATGGCCTATTCCGGAAGGCGGGTCCGCATCCATAGCTGCGGCCCTGGCCGAGGACCTCGCTGCGCACGGGGGTGTAATCCACACCGATACACCAATCGACCGGCTTGAGGACCTTCCCCCTGCACGCGCCACTCTCTTGAACGTGGCTCCGCAAGGGCTGTTGAACATGGCGGGCCATGCCCTGCCCACTCGCTACCGTGCGGCCCTGGAATCCTTCAGGTACGGCAACGGTTCCTGCAAAGTGGACTTCATCCTTTCCGGTCCTGTGCCTTGGACTGCACCTGAACTTGCCAACGCCGGGACAGTCCACCTCGGCGGGACGCGGGCAGAAGTTGCCCGCTCTGAGAACGAGGTCAGCGCCGGCAAACACCCGGAACGGCCCTATGTGCTGGTGGCCCAACAGTCCCGCTTCGACGCCGGCCGCGCCCCCGCCGGCCGCCAGACCCTCTGGGCGTACTGCCACGTCCCGGCTGGTTCAACGAGGGACATGACGGAAGCCGTGACAGCCCAGGTGGAACGTTTCGCCCCCGGGTTCCGGGACGTTGTGGTGGAGTCCAGGGCCATCACCGCCGCCGGACTGTCCAAGTACAACCGGAACTACGTGGGCGGGGACTTCAGCGCCGGAAGCATGGACATGCTGAACCTGGTGCAGCGGCCCGTGGTTTCGCCTGTGCCCTGGCGTACGCCGTTACGTGGCGTCTACCTTTGCTCCTCCTCAACCCCGCCCGGGCCAGGGGTCACCGGCATGCCGGGCTACCACGCGGCCAAGTATGCCCTTCAGGACATATTTGGCACCGGGCTCCCGTCATTAGGGTTCGAAGCGGACTGA